GTCGAGATCGCCCTGCAGGAACCGCGCGGCCTGGACCAGCTGGCCGTCATCCCCGGCGTCGGGGCGGGCAAGCTGGACCGCTACGGGCCGGCGGTGCTGGAGGTTCTGGACGCCGTGGCGTGAAGCCTCAGCGCAGGAAGCGGTCGACGGCCTGCTGGAACTGACGCGGTCGGTCGATCATGACCATGTGCTCGGCGCCCTCGATCCGCTCGAAGGTCGCCGGGCGGGGCAGGGAGCGGTAGCCGTCGCGGAACAGGCCGTCGACGTGGCTGCGCGGGCTGTCGGCGTCGGGGCTCCAGCCATAGACGACCGTGACCGGCGCCTGGATCAGCGGCAGGCGCGAGCGCAGATCCACCGTCATCACCTCATACAGGCCCTGAGCCAGGACGCGCCGGTCGCCGCCCTGCCAGCCCAGGCCGTTGAACAGGCTGTCGGCCGCGCCGCCCAGCTCCAGCCCCATTGAGGCGGCCTGGGTGCGCAGGACCTGATCGCCCAGCAGCATCAGCCCTTGATAGGCCAGCCGCGCCAGAGGTTCGACATCGCCCACCGTCGAGCCGGGGCTGATCAGGGACGGGAAGAAGGGCGAGGCGTCCACCACCATGACCCGGCCGACGCGGCCGCCGCCCTCGGCCGCGACGCGCAGGGCCATCTGCCCGCCCATCGAATGGCCGATCAGGGCGGGACGATCCAGGCCCGCCTCATGGATGTAGCGCAGGATTTCCCCCGCCGACGGCCCGCCGATGCGGCCCTCGGCGTTGCCCGCCGCCGCCAGCGGGCCAAAGCCGCGCACGGTGACCAGGTGCACCCGGTAGCGGGCCTGCAGCGCGTCGGCGGTGCGGCTCCAGACCGCCGAGGTCGAGGCCAGGCCGGGGATCAGCACCACGTCCGGCCCCTGTCCGCGCGTCTCTACGACGATGCGCGAGGACTGAAACGCGGCAGGGCTTGCCGCAGACGAGACAGTGAGCGAGCGCGCCCCAGCGGGCGCCGCGGCGGTCGTCAGGCTCAGGAAAAGGGCGGTCAGGACAACGGAAAACCGGCTCATGGCGTCAACCTGCCGTCAGATAGCGGCGAAACCTCGGCGAGAGGCTCTTGGCGTGATGGATTGAATTTTACGACGATCAGGAGTGAAATCATTGGATCTGGGGAGGTTCTCATGAAGAAATCCATCATCGTCCTGTCCGCCGTTGCAGGTTTGGCTGCATCGCCCGCTCTGGCTGAAAACTGGAACGTCATTTCGCGAAGCTCGGCCACCGCCTTCATGGTGGATGTCGATTCGATCGCACAGGCCGACGGCGTGACCAGCGCCCGATTGGCGCGCGTGCCCGCCAAGGGCGAGCCGACGGATCTGTCGCACAGCATCGGGACCGTCAGCTTCCGCTGCGCCGCCAACCAGTCGAAGGCGGGCGAAGAGGTGTATTACGGTCCGGACGGCGCCGAGCAGGAGCGGATCGACGACGGCTATGATTTCGAGCCGATCGTGCGCAATTCTCTGGACTCCTACGTCAAGGAGATCGTGTGCGAGGACAAGCGCGGAACGGCGGCCTTCCCGACGATCCGCGCCTTCATCGAAGCCGGACGTCCCGACTCGCGCTGACGCGGCCGAAGGGGCCGCTTGTGCCGGTCGGCCCTTGGGGTTAAGGCCGCCCTCGGTCGATCGGGCGCCGCGTTTTTTAGTATCGAGCAGTCGTTTTGCAGCTTTCATCTGATCCTCAGGGCGGCGTGCTTTCGCGCGCCGGCGACGCCGCGTCCCTGGGCCGTTTGCGCCAACGCGTTGAAGATCATGCCGACGCCCTGGTGGCGGCCTTTTACGATGCTCTCCTGGCCGATGAAGAGGCGCGCTCCTTCCTGCATCATTCCGTGGTCCAGGAGCGGCTGAGCCCCTCGCTGCGCCGCTGGCTGGTGGATCTTTTCGCGCCCGGCGCCGACCTGGCCGGGGCGGCCTTTGCGGCCCGCCAGCAGAAGATCGGCGAGGTCCACGCCCGCATCAAGATTCCGATGCATCTGGTCATGGCCGGGGCGGCGGTGCTGAAGGGCCGGCTGGCCGACGCCCTGGCCAGCGACCCGGCCGCCTTCGACCTGTTGCGGCTGGCCGGCGAGCGCATCGACCACGCCCTGCGCCTGATGAGCCAGTCCTATGAAAAGGGCGCCAGCAATCGCGCGCGGCTGGACGAGGCCTATCGCCTGTTCTCGCTGGACCAGGACATCCATTTCGAGCGCGAGAGCCAGCGCGCCGGCCTGATGGAATGGAGCCAGAAGACCCTGTTCCGCATCCTGGCCTCGGGCGGGGTGGAGGGGGCGGGCGCGCTCAGCGCCTCGCCGTTCGGCCTGTGGATTCGCCATCGGGCCGACTTCCTGTTCGACGGCTCGCCCCACCTGACGCGGCTGAACGCGGCGATGGAGCGCATCGACGCCGAACTGCTGCCTCGCTTCACGCCGGGCGCGGCTTCGTCTGATCTGGCCGGGCCGCTGGAGGCGCTGGAGGCGGCGGTGGACGAGGTCGCCTTCCTGCTGAACGAGATGTTCCAGGGGCTGGCGGGGATGGAAGGCGGACGCGATCCGCTGACGCGCGCCTTGAATCGGCGCTTCCTGTCGTCGATCCTGAGCCGAGAGATCGGTTTCGCCAACGCCAACCACACGCCGCTGTCCGTGCTGCTGCTGGACGTGGACCACTTCAAGCGGATCAACGACACCCACGGCCACCCCATCGGCGACGAGGTGCTGCGCCAGGTGGCCGAGGCGGTCACCGAGAACGTGCGCCCCAGCGATTTCGTCTTCCGCTATGGCGGCGAGGAGTTCCTGATCGTCCTGGTCGAAACCAGCCTGCGCCAGGCTGCGACGATCGCCGAACGGATGCGCCAGGCCCTGGCGACCAAGGCCATTACGGCCTCGGGGCTGGAACCCTTCCACGTCACCGTGTCCATCGGCGCCGCCGAACACGGGGGCCACCCGGATGAGAACTATTTGGTCAAGGAAGCCGACGACGCCCTGTACCGCGCCAAGCAGAATGGCCGTAACCGGGTGGAGATCGCCTAGCCGGCTCTTCTCGGCGCTCGCGACAGCCGGCGCCGAATAAGCGCTTTCGATCTCGCAAAACAGGGTTATTAATGCGTCCCGACGATCGGGGGACGGCATGCAGGAATTCGACGCGCTCTTCGCCTTCTACGCCCTCCTGCTCGGGCTGGCGGTCGCCAACGTCGCGACGGCCTTCGCCGAAATGTACAAGGCGCGCGGCCGGGTGATGATCGGCTGGACGGTCCCTCTTCTGGGCGCCCTCGTGCTGATAGCGGCCTGCCAGCAGTGGCTGTCCCTGTTCCGCGCCCAGGCCGGCGTGAGGCTGGGGGCCGTGGAGCTTTTCATCTGTCTGGCGATGGCCCTGCCGTACATCTTCATCAGCCAGGTCATCCGGCCCCGCTATGATGAAGTCGCCTCGCTGGAGACCTATTACGCCCAGCACCGCAGGGTGATCGTCGGCGCCCTGCTGATTCCGGTGCTCGCCAGCACCATCGTCAATATCGTCTATATTCTGAAGCTGAATGAGCCGATCGCCCCGGTTATCCCGACGATGCTGATCTATCAGGGCGTCCGTTTCGCCTGCATCGTCCCCATGCTGATCTGGCCGGCCGCCGCCGTGCAGCGGGCGGGACTGATCGTCCTGCTCGCGCACACGGTCATGGTGATGCTCTAGGCGATTGTTCTGGCGCGAATATCTGAGTTGAGTCGGGCATGCACCCAACTCAACCGATTCCGCTCTGGCCGTCAGGCGTCGACGGCGGCGTCCAGGGCGTTTTCCTGGATGAACTCGCGGCGGGGCTCCACCACGTCGCCCATCAGCTTGGCGAACAGGTCGTCGGCGTCGTCGCCGTGCTCGACCTTGACCTGCAGCAGGGTGCGGGCGTTGGCGTCCAGCGTCGTCTCCCACAGCTGTTCCGGGTTCATCTCGCCCAGACCCTTGTAGCGCTGGATGGCGATGCCCTTCTTGCCCGCGTCCAGCACGGCCGCCAGCAGGTCCAGCGGGCCGCGGATGGTCGTGGTCTTGTCCTTGCGGCGATAGACCGCCGGGGTGGCGAACAGACCGTCGAAGGCGGCGGCGCGCTCGGCCAGACGGCGGGCGTCCAGCGAACGGCCCAGCACCTCGTCCAGCACGATGGTCTCGCTGACGGCGCGGCGCACGCGGGTGAAGGCCACGCCGCCCTGGGCGGCCAGTTCGCCGGTCCACGGACCGTCGCCTTCCTCGGCGTAGAGGTTCAGCCGCTCGGCTGCGCGCGCGGCGCGGTCCGCCAGCTCGCCGGCGTGTTCGTCAAACAGGCCCGCCAGGGCGCCCTGTTCGATGGCGAAGGCCGGAGCGCGGCTGGCCAGGCGGTCGACCAGGGCCTTGAACGCCTTGGCCTCGCGGACCAGTTCCTGCAGGTCCATGCTGGCGCGCACCTCGCCCGAGGCCAGCTCCAGCGTCGCCTCGGCGCTGCCTTCCTCGATCAGATAGGCGTCCATCTCCGCCTGATCCTTGATGTAGCGGTGCTGCTTGCCCTTGGAGACCTTATAGAGCGGCGGCTGGGCGATGTAGACGTGGCCGCGTTCGATCAGTTCCGGCATCTGACGATAGAAGAAGGTCAGCAGCAGGGTGCGGATGTGGGCGCCGTCGACGTCGGCGTCGGCCATCAGGATGATCTTGTGATAGCGCAGCTTGTCCGCGTCGAAATCGTCGCGGCCGATGCCGGTGCCCAGCGCCAGGATCAGGGTGCCGATGGTGTCGGACGACAGCATCCGGTCGAAGCGGGCGCGCTCGACGTTCAGGATCTTGCCGCGCAGGGGCAGGACGGCCTGGTTCTCGCGGTTGCGCGCCTGTTTGGCCGAGCCGCCGGCCGAGTCGCCCTCGACGATGAACAGTTCGGACTTGGCCGGATCGCGCTCCTGACAGTCGGCCAGCTTGCCGGGCAGGGAGGAGATCTCCAGCGCCGACTTGCGCCGGGTCAGGTCGCGCGCCTTGCGGGCGGCTTCACGCGCCGAGGCGGCCTCGATGATCTTGGAGACGACCAGCTTGGCCTCGACGGGGTGTTCCTCGAACCAGGTCGACAGACCCTCGGAGCACAGGCTTTCAACGGCCGGACGCACCTCGGACGAGACCAGCTTGTCCTTGGTCTGGGAGCTGAACTTGGGGTCCGGGACCTTGACCGACAGGACGCAGGTCAGGCCCTCGCGCGCATCCTCGCCCGAGACGGAGACCTTTTCCTTCTTGGCGAGCCCTGAGCTTTCGATATAGGCGCCCATGACGCGCGTCAGGCTGGCGCGGAAGGCCGACAGGTGGGTGCCGCCGTCTCTCTGGTTGATGTTGTTGGTGAAGCACAACATCGTCTCGTGGTAGCTGTCGTTCCACCACAGGGCGAGGTCCAGCTCGATGCCGTCCTTCTGGCCGCGGATGACGATGACGTCCTTCAGGATCGGCGTCTTGGACTTGTCGAGGTGGCGCACGAAGGCTTCGACCCCGCCCTCATAATGCAGCAGGATCTCGACCGGCTCGGGCCCGCGCTTGTCGCTCAGCTTGATGACCACGCCCGAGTTCAGGAAGGCCATTTCGCGCAGGCGGTGTTCCAGCGTCTTCAGGTCGAAGTCGATGTGGCTGAAGGTGTCGATCGACGGATAGAAGGTGACCTCGGTGCCGGTCAGCAGACGGCCCTTGTCCTCGCGCATCGGCGCGTCGCCGATGACGGCCAGCGACCGCACGGTGTCGCCGCGCTCGAAACGCACGCTGTGTTTCTTGCCCTCGCGATAGATGACCAGCTCCAGCCAGTCCGACAGGGCGTTGACCACCGAGACGCCCACGCCGTGCAGGCCGCCGGACACCTTGTAGGAGTTCTGGTCGAACTTACCGCCGGCGTGCAGCTGGGTCATGATGACCTCGGCGGCCGAGATGCCTTCCTCGGCGTGCGTGGCCACCGGAATGCCGCGCCCGTTGTCGGTCACGGTGACCGAACCGTCCTCGTTCAGGGTGACGGTGACCAGATCGGCGTGGCCGGCCAGGGCCTCGTCGATGGCGTTGTCCACCACCTCATAGACCATGTGGTGCAGGCCCGAGCCGTCGTCCGTATCGCCGATATACATGCCGGGGCGCTTGCGCACCGCGTCCAGGCCTTTGAGAACCTTGATGGAATCGGCGCCGTATTCGGGCGAGGGAGCAGTCTGTTCGGTCATGAAAACGTCGGCTCAGGGTCCGCGGGCGGACGGGGAAGAGGCGGCGGTTCGACCGCCTGTCTCAGGGGCGCAAATCAGCGCGTCCCGAAGTCTCCGATATATAGGAAATTGGACGGGAAAAGCCACTCTTTCCCTTCTCCCCTTGCGGGAGAAGGTGGGCGCCGAAGGCGCTCGGATGAGGGGTGTCTGCGTGAGGTTTAAGTACGATGGCTGAAGGCTCGGGAAAACCGGCAAGGTCGCGTGGTCACCCCTCATCCGTCGGGCTCCGCCCGCCACCTTCTCCCACAAGGGGAGAAGGGGAAGACAGCCCGCCGCCTTCCACCGCCACGAACTGCGCACGGCCTTCCAGCGCCGCGAACAGCGGCCGCTCGGTGCCCGTCATGAAGGCCTGAAGTTTCAGCGCCTCGATCTCGTCGAACAGGGCGGCGCGACGGGCTTCGTCCAGATGGGCGGGGGCTTCGTCCAGCAGGAGGATCGGTTGGGCGGGTTGCTCCGCCAGGCGCGTCACCTGCGCCAGGATCAGGTTCAGCACCAG
Above is a window of Brevundimonas naejangsanensis DNA encoding:
- a CDS encoding alpha/beta fold hydrolase, whose protein sequence is MSRFSVVLTALFLSLTTAAAPAGARSLTVSSAASPAAFQSSRIVVETRGQGPDVVLIPGLASTSAVWSRTADALQARYRVHLVTVRGFGPLAAAGNAEGRIGGPSAGEILRYIHEAGLDRPALIGHSMGGQMALRVAAEGGGRVGRVMVVDASPFFPSLISPGSTVGDVEPLARLAYQGLMLLGDQVLRTQAASMGLELGGAADSLFNGLGWQGGDRRVLAQGLYEVMTVDLRSRLPLIQAPVTVVYGWSPDADSPRSHVDGLFRDGYRSLPRPATFERIEGAEHMVMIDRPRQFQQAVDRFLR
- a CDS encoding sensor domain-containing diguanylate cyclase, whose translation is MLSRAGDAASLGRLRQRVEDHADALVAAFYDALLADEEARSFLHHSVVQERLSPSLRRWLVDLFAPGADLAGAAFAARQQKIGEVHARIKIPMHLVMAGAAVLKGRLADALASDPAAFDLLRLAGERIDHALRLMSQSYEKGASNRARLDEAYRLFSLDQDIHFERESQRAGLMEWSQKTLFRILASGGVEGAGALSASPFGLWIRHRADFLFDGSPHLTRLNAAMERIDAELLPRFTPGAASSDLAGPLEALEAAVDEVAFLLNEMFQGLAGMEGGRDPLTRALNRRFLSSILSREIGFANANHTPLSVLLLDVDHFKRINDTHGHPIGDEVLRQVAEAVTENVRPSDFVFRYGGEEFLIVLVETSLRQAATIAERMRQALATKAITASGLEPFHVTVSIGAAEHGGHPDENYLVKEADDALYRAKQNGRNRVEIA
- the gyrB gene encoding DNA topoisomerase (ATP-hydrolyzing) subunit B, producing MTEQTAPSPEYGADSIKVLKGLDAVRKRPGMYIGDTDDGSGLHHMVYEVVDNAIDEALAGHADLVTVTLNEDGSVTVTDNGRGIPVATHAEEGISAAEVIMTQLHAGGKFDQNSYKVSGGLHGVGVSVVNALSDWLELVIYREGKKHSVRFERGDTVRSLAVIGDAPMREDKGRLLTGTEVTFYPSIDTFSHIDFDLKTLEHRLREMAFLNSGVVIKLSDKRGPEPVEILLHYEGGVEAFVRHLDKSKTPILKDVIVIRGQKDGIELDLALWWNDSYHETMLCFTNNINQRDGGTHLSAFRASLTRVMGAYIESSGLAKKEKVSVSGEDAREGLTCVLSVKVPDPKFSSQTKDKLVSSEVRPAVESLCSEGLSTWFEEHPVEAKLVVSKIIEAASAREAARKARDLTRRKSALEISSLPGKLADCQERDPAKSELFIVEGDSAGGSAKQARNRENQAVLPLRGKILNVERARFDRMLSSDTIGTLILALGTGIGRDDFDADKLRYHKIILMADADVDGAHIRTLLLTFFYRQMPELIERGHVYIAQPPLYKVSKGKQHRYIKDQAEMDAYLIEEGSAEATLELASGEVRASMDLQELVREAKAFKALVDRLASRAPAFAIEQGALAGLFDEHAGELADRAARAAERLNLYAEEGDGPWTGELAAQGGVAFTRVRRAVSETIVLDEVLGRSLDARRLAERAAAFDGLFATPAVYRRKDKTTTIRGPLDLLAAVLDAGKKGIAIQRYKGLGEMNPEQLWETTLDANARTLLQVKVEHGDDADDLFAKLMGDVVEPRREFIQENALDAAVDA